The following are encoded together in the Lathyrus oleraceus cultivar Zhongwan6 chromosome 3, CAAS_Psat_ZW6_1.0, whole genome shotgun sequence genome:
- the LOC127129745 gene encoding uncharacterized protein LOC127129745: MSNKTPKLVVVPISEVEKLKKVIKVLKKENDDLSSNIGKLTLEKENLKLNLNQKRERVLKAVEEFQAEQNKKRKMGEALKGTYDSLSTKKKQLDEAQYQASNMEINSKDQLRKLQDQLENCKKELKEEQGRAKQLEVSLSVPK; encoded by the coding sequence ATGAGCAACAAAACTCCTAAACTTGTTGTTGTTCCTATTTCTGAAGTCGAAAAACTCAAGAAGGTTATAAAAGTGTTAAAAAAGGAGAATGATGATCTCTCATCTAATATTGGTAAGCTCACACTAGAGAAGGAAAACTTGAAGCTTAACCTTAATCAGAAGAGGGAACGAGTGCTCAAAGCAGTTGAAGAATTTCAAGCAGAGCAAAACAAGAAAAGGAAAATGGGTGAAGCTCTGAAAGGAACCTATGATAGCCTCTCTACCAAGAAGAAACAACTCGATGAAGCTCAATATCAAGCTAGTAATATGGAGATCAATTCCAAAGACCAGCTCAGAAAACTTCAAGACCAGTTGGAAAATTGCAAGAAAGAGTTGAAGGAAGAACAAGGTCGTGCTAAGCAGCTGGAAGTTTCTCTCTCAGTACCAAAGTAA